One Oncorhynchus keta strain PuntledgeMale-10-30-2019 chromosome 22, Oket_V2, whole genome shotgun sequence DNA window includes the following coding sequences:
- the LOC118401302 gene encoding heat shock factor-binding protein 1-like, with translation MADTDPKSVQDLTNVVQTLLQQMQDKFQTMSDQIIGRIDEMSTRIDDLEKNIADLMTQAGVEEIEGVKEPQVKEGQGS, from the exons ATGGCAGACACTGATCCAAAGTCAGTTCAGGACCTTACCAATGTG GTCCAGACGCTGCTGCAACAGATGCAGGATAAATTCCAGACCATGTCAGACCAGATCATCGGAAGAA TTGATGAGATGAGCACCCGCATCGATGACCTGGAGAAGAACATTGCTGACCTCATGACCCAGGCAGGCGTGGAGGAGATCGAGGGGGTCAAGGAACCACAAGTCAAAGAAGGACAAGGGTCATGA